One region of Niallia sp. Man26 genomic DNA includes:
- a CDS encoding ABC transporter transmembrane domain-containing protein, whose amino-acid sequence MFSILLKLKWFFKEHWKRYTVAIVLLIIVGVIDILPPQLLGMFIDEINVGTLTKAKTAQYLLGIAAITISSYVITYFWMYKLFGGAIVLERKLRSNFMGHLLKMTPTFFEKNRTGDLMARATNDLKAISITAGFGILTLIDSTAFMITILITMCLLVSWKLTLAAILPLPIMAIMMQIYGDRIHKRFMEAQDAFGDLNDRVLQSIAGVRVIRAYVLEKDDEKEFHHMTEDVYNKNIRVAKVDSLFEPTIRILVGLSYIIGLGYGSYLVFQQQITIGQLVSFNVYLGMIVWPMFAIGELMNVMQRGNASLDRVQETLDYKPDVLNHGDSKAVAVPDTIVFDSVQFQYPSSAVKNLDDIDLKITRGETIGVVGKTGSGKTTLIKQLLREYPKGKGELSVNGISIDDISLDKLRGWIGYVPQDHVLFSKTVRENILFGNKENASESQLKDAIQLASFQQDIEMLPEGLETLVGEKGVALSGGQKQRISIARALIRNPRILILDDSLSAVDAKTEQNIIQNIKKERAGKTTIITTHRMTAVQHADQIIVLEDGKIVERGSHEQLMQKNGWYKEQFEVQQTKTAQSAGQEVQA is encoded by the coding sequence ATGTTTTCCATATTATTAAAATTGAAGTGGTTTTTTAAAGAACATTGGAAAAGATATACGGTTGCTATTGTCCTGTTAATCATTGTTGGTGTAATTGATATTTTACCGCCGCAATTGCTCGGGATGTTTATTGATGAAATAAATGTCGGGACTCTGACAAAAGCAAAGACAGCCCAGTATTTGCTGGGTATTGCGGCAATTACAATCAGCTCTTATGTGATAACTTATTTTTGGATGTATAAGCTGTTTGGAGGGGCTATAGTGCTTGAGCGGAAGCTGCGGAGCAACTTCATGGGACATTTATTGAAGATGACTCCGACATTTTTTGAGAAGAACCGTACAGGCGATTTAATGGCAAGAGCGACAAATGACTTGAAGGCAATCAGCATTACAGCAGGATTTGGTATATTGACACTCATTGATTCAACAGCGTTTATGATTACAATTCTTATCACAATGTGTCTTTTAGTAAGCTGGAAGCTCACACTTGCTGCCATTTTGCCACTGCCGATTATGGCAATTATGATGCAAATATATGGAGATAGAATTCATAAACGATTTATGGAGGCTCAGGATGCTTTTGGTGATTTAAATGACCGCGTGCTGCAATCCATTGCTGGGGTCCGAGTTATTCGGGCATATGTATTAGAAAAGGATGACGAAAAAGAATTTCACCACATGACAGAGGATGTTTACAATAAAAACATTCGAGTTGCGAAAGTGGATTCACTGTTCGAACCGACAATCCGTATTCTTGTAGGGCTAAGCTATATTATCGGTTTAGGCTATGGATCTTATCTCGTCTTTCAGCAGCAAATAACGATTGGGCAGCTTGTGAGCTTTAATGTTTACCTCGGTATGATTGTGTGGCCGATGTTTGCAATCGGTGAGCTGATGAATGTTATGCAACGGGGAAATGCTTCATTAGACCGGGTGCAGGAAACATTAGATTATAAGCCTGATGTCTTAAACCATGGTGACAGTAAAGCAGTAGCTGTTCCTGATACGATCGTGTTTGATTCTGTCCAATTTCAATACCCATCTTCGGCTGTGAAAAATCTCGATGATATCGATTTGAAAATCACAAGGGGAGAAACAATTGGTGTTGTTGGGAAAACGGGAAGCGGAAAGACAACGCTTATTAAGCAGCTGCTCAGAGAGTATCCAAAAGGAAAAGGGGAGCTTTCTGTCAATGGAATAAGCATTGATGATATCAGCTTGGATAAACTTCGCGGCTGGATTGGATATGTGCCACAAGATCACGTCTTATTTTCAAAAACAGTGAGAGAAAATATTCTGTTTGGCAACAAGGAAAACGCATCGGAAAGTCAGCTAAAAGATGCGATTCAGTTGGCATCGTTTCAGCAGGATATTGAAATGCTTCCTGAAGGATTGGAAACGCTTGTAGGAGAGAAGGGTGTTGCATTATCAGGCGGTCAAAAGCAGCGAATATCCATTGCGCGGGCGTTAATTAGAAATCCTAGGATTCTTATTTTGGATGATTCGTTGTCAGCAGTCGATGCGAAAACAGAGCAGAATATTATCCAAAACATCAAAAAAGAACGTGCAGGAAAAACAACAATTATTACCACCCATCGCATGACAGCCGTTCAGCATGCTGATCAGATTATTGTCCTTGAGGATGGAAAAATCGTCGAGCGCGGCTCACACGAACAGCTTATGCAAAAAAATGGCTGGTACAAAGAACAGTTTGAAGTCCAGCAAACAAAAACCGCACAGTCTGCAGGACAGGAGGTGCAAGCATGA
- a CDS encoding MFS transporter, translating into MKQFSEVFSNKDFRKLFMANITSQLGGLVGLTAFMYYILDRFTSQPAYASVTELMYSVPTLAVFLFVGVAADRLDRQKIAYTCNWVAAFSSLCLLVAVAIGWMPLIFFILFLRSAVLKFFFPAEQGLMQGILKKDEYTIAAGLNQFVNSIFMLFGNALGIFVYWTLGIYGAILIDAGALLIGSLLIKLTPLSENIRMPNGEHRIQDLNLKIVWQDFKRGFTYILNNKLLLALIYGFIAFGVVNGGFSVMQVFILKYKLSPLNYEEMSIYLGIVFGSGILIGSLAASLLAQKVKLHKLIITGVLFVAIFTIAASFAATTAVFMVFYFFIALALPLINIAIGGWMPTIIAPEMMGRVQGWINPLMMLAQSITLGVITIGFPGVISIEAIFWLVGACFIVVGIYYSLVLPKLAKTSGETAKREAVVPAHEG; encoded by the coding sequence GTGAAGCAATTTTCAGAGGTATTCAGCAATAAGGATTTCAGGAAGTTATTTATGGCCAACATTACTTCGCAATTAGGCGGTTTAGTTGGGCTGACTGCGTTTATGTACTATATTCTGGACCGGTTTACGAGCCAGCCTGCATATGCATCTGTAACAGAGCTGATGTATTCTGTGCCTACACTGGCTGTGTTTTTGTTTGTCGGTGTAGCTGCAGACAGGCTGGACAGACAAAAAATTGCTTATACATGCAATTGGGTAGCAGCTTTTTCTTCACTATGCCTGCTTGTGGCAGTTGCCATCGGATGGATGCCGCTCATCTTTTTTATTCTGTTCCTGAGAAGCGCTGTTCTTAAGTTCTTTTTTCCGGCTGAGCAAGGGCTTATGCAGGGGATTTTAAAGAAGGATGAATATACAATAGCAGCAGGGCTTAATCAATTCGTGAACAGTATTTTCATGCTCTTTGGCAATGCTTTAGGAATCTTTGTTTATTGGACATTAGGGATATATGGAGCAATACTGATAGATGCAGGAGCTCTGTTAATTGGCAGCCTGCTTATCAAGCTGACGCCTCTTAGTGAAAATATTAGAATGCCAAATGGAGAGCACCGCATTCAGGATTTAAACTTAAAGATTGTCTGGCAGGATTTTAAACGAGGTTTTACGTACATTCTAAATAACAAGCTGCTGCTTGCGCTTATTTACGGGTTTATTGCATTTGGAGTTGTTAATGGCGGTTTTAGTGTAATGCAGGTGTTCATTTTAAAATATAAGCTTTCTCCATTAAACTATGAGGAAATGTCGATATATTTAGGAATTGTCTTTGGCAGCGGCATCTTGATTGGAAGTCTGGCAGCATCATTGCTTGCTCAAAAGGTCAAGCTTCATAAGCTCATCATTACTGGTGTACTGTTTGTAGCGATATTTACTATCGCAGCATCTTTCGCCGCTACCACAGCAGTATTTATGGTGTTCTATTTCTTTATTGCTTTAGCATTGCCACTGATTAATATTGCAATCGGAGGGTGGATGCCTACCATTATTGCGCCTGAAATGATGGGCAGAGTACAGGGCTGGATAAACCCGCTTATGATGCTTGCACAGTCGATTACATTAGGTGTTATTACGATCGGCTTTCCTGGTGTAATTTCTATTGAAGCTATATTCTGGTTAGTGGGAGCCTGCTTTATTGTCGTTGGCATCTATTACAGTCTAGTGCTCCCAAAGCTTGCGAAAACCTCGGGAGAAACTGCAAAGAGGGAAGCGGTTGTGCCTGCCCATGAAGGGTAA
- a CDS encoding YheC/YheD family protein has protein sequence MNIYYDGNAKSWHFNQPGLTFGSNQLPLLPLFPFLKEFQPFKMIYKANNAGPIVGILTSYNSKNKLIGNRSLFEKLQRELDSFGGMIVVFPPERLTNTKIDGFTYVTAKDKWLPITTPLPHVIYNRVPFRKTEDGDHFAAAISIIKSFDIPFFNPHFIHKFALYQALKQQEILAKFLPETALLQSEQELIDFLQRHGSIYVKSASGSKGKDLYRLTRNPDNSFLLGDIQGTRSFHTLQEIIEDYLPQWTSKEYIVQEEIDVDVFDGQRFDFRILATYLDGNYRLTGVGIRQSSLQDVTTHVPAGGKIIPYEAVRTKKHDHFIKLAIEHCGALLSSQHGFFGEFSIDACVDKQGNYYIFEVNSKPMLFDEPEIETNRCRQLAQLFYELAGFKQQE, from the coding sequence ATGAATATTTACTATGATGGCAATGCAAAGAGTTGGCATTTTAATCAGCCTGGATTAACCTTCGGAAGCAATCAGCTTCCGTTGCTGCCTTTATTCCCTTTCCTTAAAGAGTTCCAGCCATTTAAAATGATCTACAAGGCAAACAATGCAGGCCCCATTGTCGGCATACTGACTTCCTACAATTCCAAAAACAAGCTAATCGGCAACCGGTCTTTATTTGAAAAGCTGCAAAGAGAACTAGATTCTTTTGGGGGAATGATTGTCGTCTTTCCTCCTGAAAGACTGACAAACACTAAAATTGACGGTTTTACGTATGTCACAGCTAAAGATAAATGGCTTCCTATAACAACCCCTCTTCCCCATGTTATATATAATCGTGTGCCTTTCCGCAAAACAGAGGATGGCGATCATTTCGCAGCAGCTATTTCTATCATCAAAAGCTTTGACATACCATTTTTCAATCCGCATTTCATTCATAAATTTGCATTATATCAAGCATTAAAGCAACAGGAAATATTAGCAAAGTTTCTCCCTGAAACCGCACTGCTTCAATCTGAACAAGAACTGATTGATTTCCTCCAAAGACATGGTTCCATTTATGTTAAATCTGCTTCAGGCTCTAAAGGCAAGGATTTATACAGGCTAACTAGAAATCCTGATAATTCCTTCCTCCTCGGAGACATTCAAGGGACAAGAAGCTTTCATACATTACAGGAAATTATCGAGGATTATTTACCACAATGGACTTCTAAGGAATATATTGTTCAGGAAGAAATAGATGTGGATGTTTTCGATGGACAACGCTTTGATTTTCGAATACTGGCTACTTATCTCGACGGTAATTACCGCTTAACGGGAGTTGGTATAAGACAGTCCTCCCTTCAAGATGTCACAACACATGTGCCTGCAGGTGGAAAAATCATTCCATATGAAGCTGTGCGAACAAAAAAACATGATCACTTTATTAAGCTTGCTATTGAACATTGCGGAGCATTATTATCAAGCCAGCATGGATTTTTCGGAGAATTTTCCATTGACGCTTGTGTGGATAAACAAGGCAATTATTATATTTTTGAAGTAAACTCTAAACCGATGTTATTTGATGAGCCAGAAATTGAAACGAACCGTTGCAGACAGCTAGCCCAGCTTTTTTATGAGCTTGCTGGCTTTAAACAGCAAGAATGA
- the ugpC gene encoding sn-glycerol-3-phosphate ABC transporter ATP-binding protein UgpC produces MAELVLKNIYKIYDEKVEAVRDFNLHIEDKEFIVFVGPSGCGKSTTLRMIAGLEDISKGDFFIDEQRVNDVAPKDRDIAMVFQNYALYPHMTVYDNMAFGLKLRKFPKAEIEQRVNNAAKILGLEQYLKRKPKALSGGQRQRVALGRAIVRDAKVFLMDEPLSNLDAKLRVQMRAEISKLHQRLQTTTIYVTHDQTEAMTMASRLVVMKDGVIQQVGAPKEVYEKPENVFVGGFIGSPAMNFFTGKIVDNKLVIGDASFVIPEGKLKILREQNYIGKEVIFGIRPEDIHDELLFLSSSENTSFDARVDVFELTGAESLVYSTLAGKEFVARLDSRANLAAGVTVQLGFDMNKGHFFDKDSENRIR; encoded by the coding sequence ATGGCAGAGTTAGTCTTAAAAAATATCTATAAAATTTATGATGAAAAAGTAGAAGCGGTTCGCGACTTTAATTTACATATTGAAGATAAGGAATTTATCGTATTTGTTGGGCCTTCAGGCTGTGGTAAATCTACGACATTGCGTATGATTGCAGGCTTGGAGGATATCTCAAAAGGAGATTTCTTTATTGATGAACAGCGTGTTAACGATGTTGCTCCAAAAGACCGCGATATTGCCATGGTATTCCAAAACTATGCCTTGTATCCACATATGACTGTTTATGATAATATGGCATTCGGATTAAAGCTAAGAAAATTTCCAAAAGCAGAAATTGAACAACGTGTGAATAATGCTGCAAAAATTCTTGGCTTGGAGCAGTACCTGAAAAGAAAACCAAAAGCATTATCAGGCGGTCAGCGCCAAAGGGTAGCCCTTGGCCGTGCCATTGTCCGTGATGCAAAAGTGTTCTTGATGGATGAGCCTCTTTCCAACCTTGATGCAAAACTTCGTGTACAGATGCGTGCTGAAATTTCCAAGCTGCATCAACGACTGCAAACTACTACTATTTATGTTACGCATGACCAGACAGAAGCGATGACAATGGCTTCAAGACTTGTTGTTATGAAGGACGGCGTTATCCAACAGGTTGGTGCTCCGAAAGAAGTTTATGAAAAACCTGAAAATGTTTTCGTTGGCGGATTTATCGGATCTCCAGCAATGAACTTTTTTACTGGAAAAATCGTGGACAATAAATTAGTCATTGGCGATGCATCCTTTGTCATCCCTGAAGGCAAATTGAAAATCCTTCGTGAGCAAAACTATATCGGCAAAGAAGTAATCTTCGGCATCAGACCAGAAGATATTCACGATGAGCTATTATTCTTGAGCAGCTCTGAAAATACAAGCTTTGATGCAAGAGTTGACGTATTTGAATTGACTGGTGCGGAAAGCTTAGTATACTCAACGCTTGCTGGGAAAGAGTTCGTTGCTCGCCTTGATTCAAGAGCTAACTTGGCAGCAGGAGTTACTGTTCAACTAGGCTTTGATATGAACAAAGGCCACTTCTTTGACAAAGACTCAGAAAACCGTATCCGCTAA
- a CDS encoding helix-turn-helix domain-containing protein, with product MTREEIIFNVSEKMRLIRTEAGYTQDKMAEVIGLSKKTLVQIEKGRLYAGWSTVVAVCALFRETETVRFLFGNEPLEVLETVARDGMDYRKEKTLGGKVWWREVDRKNGFIFQQNIISQHYRIIDEDHFRIFSSFDEKESMERFQELSTAQ from the coding sequence TTGACAAGAGAAGAGATTATTTTTAATGTATCGGAAAAAATGCGGTTAATACGAACGGAAGCAGGTTATACCCAGGATAAGATGGCAGAGGTTATTGGCTTGTCTAAAAAGACATTAGTTCAGATTGAAAAAGGACGACTATATGCAGGCTGGTCGACTGTTGTTGCTGTGTGTGCGCTTTTTAGGGAAACAGAAACAGTGCGTTTCCTTTTTGGGAATGAGCCATTGGAAGTGCTAGAGACAGTTGCGCGCGACGGCATGGATTATCGGAAAGAAAAGACGCTCGGAGGCAAAGTATGGTGGCGTGAAGTCGACCGGAAAAACGGCTTTATTTTTCAGCAAAACATCATTAGCCAGCATTACAGAATTATTGATGAAGATCATTTTCGCATCTTTTCAAGCTTTGATGAAAAGGAATCAATGGAAAGATTTCAAGAATTATCGACAGCACAATAA
- a CDS encoding helix-turn-helix domain-containing protein, producing the protein MKQKLLTYFPGAVEQSAPPSQPQLIDYHWFHIEGENGWFGFQKNEMNDSQLDLLKTLFQHYLPENNKENTEDFKWSQFLFFGGNMPEKVCKNFRVIQFQINNTPIDKEAVETVFKGFIHSSSIIIWNGANRGSILERDGHFLEDEEYSSFAEALQSDFYFTITFYIGKILPFIMESPTVFTQERDFFTAGLSVISSERVLSFETILPHLLISRLDQHELEPFKNWFSILGEDKELLLTIKTFIENNGHNTNTAKKLFIHRNTLQYRLDKFTEKTGLPLKNYHNFFTAYLACLYFSQKKA; encoded by the coding sequence ATGAAACAAAAATTATTAACCTATTTTCCAGGTGCGGTAGAGCAGTCTGCACCTCCTTCTCAACCACAGCTAATTGACTACCATTGGTTTCACATTGAAGGGGAAAATGGGTGGTTTGGCTTTCAAAAAAATGAGATGAACGATTCTCAACTTGATTTATTAAAAACGCTTTTTCAGCATTATTTACCGGAAAACAACAAGGAAAATACAGAGGACTTTAAATGGAGCCAATTCTTATTTTTCGGCGGTAACATGCCAGAAAAAGTATGTAAAAATTTCCGGGTTATACAATTTCAAATAAATAACACTCCTATTGATAAAGAAGCTGTAGAAACTGTATTCAAAGGATTTATTCACAGCAGCAGCATCATTATTTGGAATGGTGCTAATAGAGGAAGTATTTTAGAGCGAGACGGGCACTTTCTTGAGGATGAGGAATATTCCTCTTTTGCTGAAGCCCTGCAGTCCGATTTTTATTTTACGATAACCTTTTATATTGGAAAAATCCTGCCCTTCATAATGGAAAGTCCTACCGTCTTTACTCAGGAACGGGATTTTTTCACAGCCGGCTTATCTGTGATTTCTTCTGAAAGAGTATTATCCTTTGAAACAATCCTTCCTCATCTATTAATAAGCAGGCTTGATCAGCATGAGCTGGAGCCATTTAAAAACTGGTTCTCTATCTTAGGGGAAGATAAGGAATTGCTGTTAACAATTAAAACATTCATTGAAAACAACGGACATAATACAAATACAGCAAAAAAACTATTTATCCACCGCAATACATTGCAATACAGATTAGACAAATTCACTGAAAAAACCGGATTGCCTTTAAAAAATTATCATAACTTCTTTACCGCCTATTTAGCCTGCCTATATTTCAGCCAAAAAAAGGCTTAG
- a CDS encoding alpha/beta-type small acid-soluble spore protein — MANNNSSNNLLVPGVSEALDQMKYEIASEFGVNLGAETTSRANGSVGGEITKRLVQMAERQLGGSQF, encoded by the coding sequence ATGGCAAACAACAATTCATCTAACAACCTTTTAGTACCAGGAGTATCTGAAGCTCTAGATCAAATGAAATACGAAATCGCATCAGAGTTCGGTGTTAACTTAGGTGCAGAAACTACTTCTCGTGCTAACGGATCAGTTGGTGGAGAAATCACTAAACGCTTAGTTCAAATGGCTGAACGTCAACTTGGCGGTTCTCAATTCTAA
- a CDS encoding methyl-accepting chemotaxis protein translates to MKKKSLLAKMVALVFLAVLVGAAASGTAVYLLNSGFEQSVLLIGAVALILAVVLSAVFYIVWRRKFVVLANVSESFMRLSEGNMNINMQAHSSKDEVGILCNAMENLKDQLEYLLNESSNISNLILESSAELSAVAEQTSASSEEIGRAMGEIAHGAGEQAAALEDVNKEMGRLNNSINKMNEKNDQIDNAAHSSETATKKGQEMINQLKKSNELAKKATDEVSVGISSLYTKILDISKITVTIDQISEQTNLLALNASIEAARAGEHGKGFSVVASEVRKLAEGTNLATKQIQEMIQAIEKETEKTVQALFETTSQSEELNNAVNGTENEFTNISAAVNETIHAVKDLGNELASVVDQNNHILESVTAISAVSESAAAAVEEVSSSTDEQIAAISNVTKAAEAMISRGEQLKDILKNYKQH, encoded by the coding sequence TTGGAGCTGTTGCATTAATTCTTGCTGTCGTACTTTCTGCTGTATTCTACATAGTCTGGAGAAGGAAGTTTGTTGTATTAGCAAATGTAAGCGAATCCTTCATGAGGCTGTCTGAGGGCAATATGAATATCAATATGCAAGCTCATTCATCAAAGGATGAGGTAGGGATACTTTGCAATGCGATGGAGAATTTAAAAGATCAGCTTGAATATTTACTGAATGAAAGCAGCAATATTAGTAATTTAATTTTAGAATCATCTGCTGAACTATCAGCTGTTGCTGAGCAAACATCTGCAAGCTCAGAGGAGATAGGCAGAGCGATGGGAGAAATCGCCCATGGTGCAGGAGAACAGGCTGCAGCATTAGAGGATGTAAATAAGGAAATGGGCAGACTGAATAATTCTATTAACAAAATGAATGAAAAGAATGACCAAATTGATAATGCCGCTCATAGCTCAGAAACGGCAACTAAAAAAGGGCAAGAAATGATAAACCAACTGAAAAAATCAAATGAATTGGCAAAGAAAGCGACAGATGAGGTAAGTGTCGGAATTTCAAGCCTTTATACAAAAATCCTTGATATTTCAAAAATCACGGTCACAATTGACCAGATATCCGAACAGACAAATCTGCTTGCATTAAATGCCAGCATTGAAGCGGCTCGTGCCGGAGAGCATGGCAAAGGATTCTCTGTTGTTGCCAGTGAAGTAAGAAAGCTGGCAGAAGGAACGAATCTGGCGACAAAGCAAATTCAGGAAATGATTCAAGCGATAGAAAAGGAAACTGAAAAAACGGTTCAAGCATTATTTGAAACAACCTCTCAATCAGAAGAGCTGAATAATGCCGTCAATGGGACAGAAAATGAATTCACAAACATATCGGCTGCTGTTAATGAAACAATCCATGCTGTTAAGGATCTGGGAAATGAGCTTGCATCCGTGGTAGATCAAAATAATCATATTTTAGAATCTGTTACTGCAATATCTGCTGTTTCTGAAAGTGCAGCAGCTGCAGTTGAAGAGGTATCCTCATCAACAGATGAACAAATTGCTGCAATCAGTAATGTGACAAAGGCAGCAGAAGCAATGATCAGTCGCGGCGAGCAGCTGAAGGATATCTTAAAAAATTACAAACAGCATTAA
- a CDS encoding metal-dependent hydrolase produces MKGTAHSCIGAGVGFAAANYFDASPSTTLLLVGIGGISALMPDMDIDGKLSNKITISHKVFRSIAQAVGALMILYSIYAGSASELLFSIGAGIAIILVSSLIKQRHMLTITGAGVLFGGVSLQEYWLILLAVFILIASFVPHRSYTHSIIGTVYFAYISFHFAQSLQIDGVFWTCVLAYISHLVADMSIFPFNRRGVKLFLPFSSKEF; encoded by the coding sequence TTGAAAGGTACAGCACATTCTTGTATTGGCGCAGGGGTTGGATTCGCAGCGGCGAATTATTTTGATGCCTCCCCTTCCACTACATTGCTTTTAGTCGGGATTGGCGGTATTTCGGCACTGATGCCTGATATGGACATTGACGGCAAGCTAAGCAACAAAATTACGATTTCCCATAAGGTGTTTCGATCCATTGCCCAAGCAGTTGGAGCATTGATGATTTTATACAGTATTTATGCCGGAAGCGCGTCAGAGCTGTTATTCAGCATTGGTGCAGGGATTGCCATCATACTCGTTTCTAGTTTAATTAAGCAGCGGCATATGTTAACAATCACTGGCGCTGGTGTTTTGTTTGGCGGGGTTTCCCTTCAGGAATACTGGCTTATCCTTTTGGCTGTCTTTATATTGATTGCTTCATTCGTACCGCATAGAAGCTATACACATTCCATCATTGGAACCGTTTATTTTGCCTACATATCGTTTCATTTTGCACAATCTCTGCAAATTGATGGTGTGTTTTGGACATGTGTATTAGCTTATATCAGCCATCTTGTAGCAGATATGTCGATTTTCCCATTTAACAGAAGAGGAGTTAAATTATTTCTTCCCTTCTCATCGAAGGAATTTTGA
- a CDS encoding ABC transporter ATP-binding protein, producing MSTGKRLVQYALQFKKIIIFALIMLTIAVIADLAGPFIAKKIIDDHIMGIENSWYETSSGEGAVQYKGKYYTKEKPQAADDADARVLQAGKDFLFIEEEISFDGERSYADGILTISSGNEVAKYEADRLRVEQVFAFYKPEVPSIIKLLAFYFGLVIVASVFQYGQHLFLQKSANRIIQKMREDVFAQIQRLPIRYFDNLPAGKVVARVTNDTEAIRELYVTVLSNFFSSGIYIIGIYVALFILNPTLAAICLILLPILYVWMIGYRRFAAKYNHVIRARISDINGMVNESIQGMNIIQAFGKEKHTMGEFETLNEEHFRYQNKMLNLNSLTSHNLVAVLRNLIFVAFIWFVAGQTLSVSSAISLGVLYAFVDYINRLFQPVQGIVNQLANLEQALVAGDRVFELLREDGIDVAEPSTERYKGNVKFDHVNFAYKKEEYVLKDISFEAKHGDTVALVGHTGSGKSSIMNLLFRFYDIQSGTITIDGKDISKMPRQDLRKHMGIVLQDPFLFKGTIASNVTLNNPAITREMVEKALKDVGADRVLKNLENGYDEPVIEKGSTLSSGQRQLISFARALAFNPAILILDEATSSIDTETEQIIQHAMEVLKKGRTTFIIAHRLSTIRNADQIIVLDHGEIVEKGNHEELMNLKGRYYQMYQLQQGTKAG from the coding sequence ATGAGTACTGGCAAAAGATTAGTGCAGTATGCCTTACAGTTTAAAAAAATAATTATCTTTGCCTTAATTATGCTGACAATTGCAGTTATAGCAGATTTAGCAGGACCTTTTATCGCAAAAAAAATAATTGATGATCATATTATGGGAATCGAAAACAGCTGGTATGAAACGTCTTCAGGTGAAGGGGCCGTGCAGTATAAAGGCAAATATTATACGAAAGAGAAACCACAGGCAGCCGATGATGCTGATGCAAGAGTATTGCAGGCCGGAAAGGATTTTTTGTTTATAGAGGAGGAAATTTCCTTTGACGGAGAGAGAAGCTATGCCGATGGAATCTTGACTATCTCATCAGGAAATGAAGTGGCCAAGTACGAGGCTGACCGTCTCAGAGTTGAACAGGTTTTTGCCTTTTACAAACCGGAAGTTCCATCGATTATTAAGCTGCTTGCCTTTTATTTCGGGCTTGTTATCGTTGCTTCTGTGTTTCAGTATGGACAGCATTTATTTCTGCAGAAATCTGCAAACAGAATTATTCAAAAAATGCGGGAAGATGTGTTTGCGCAAATCCAGCGCCTGCCAATTAGGTACTTTGATAATTTGCCTGCAGGCAAGGTTGTAGCAAGGGTTACAAATGATACAGAAGCAATAAGAGAGCTGTATGTGACCGTTCTTTCCAACTTTTTCTCAAGCGGAATTTATATTATTGGCATTTATGTTGCCTTATTTATTCTTAATCCTACGCTTGCGGCAATCTGCCTCATCCTATTGCCGATCCTTTATGTATGGATGATTGGATACAGACGCTTTGCGGCTAAATATAATCATGTGATAAGAGCAAGAATAAGCGACATTAACGGTATGGTAAATGAATCGATTCAGGGGATGAACATTATTCAGGCTTTTGGTAAAGAAAAGCACACAATGGGTGAGTTTGAGACGTTGAATGAAGAACATTTCCGTTACCAGAACAAGATGCTGAATTTAAACAGCTTGACTTCCCATAATCTTGTAGCAGTATTGAGAAACCTAATCTTCGTAGCATTTATCTGGTTTGTTGCAGGTCAGACATTAAGCGTGTCTTCTGCGATATCATTAGGTGTTCTTTATGCATTTGTTGATTACATTAACCGCTTGTTCCAGCCTGTGCAGGGAATTGTCAATCAACTGGCAAATCTTGAGCAAGCACTTGTTGCCGGGGACAGAGTATTTGAACTGCTTCGTGAAGATGGCATTGATGTGGCAGAGCCTAGCACGGAGAGGTACAAAGGCAATGTTAAGTTTGATCATGTTAACTTTGCATACAAGAAAGAAGAGTATGTTTTAAAAGACATTTCCTTTGAAGCAAAGCATGGAGACACTGTTGCGCTTGTCGGTCATACCGGTTCAGGTAAAAGCTCTATCATGAACTTATTGTTTCGATTTTATGATATTCAATCAGGAACGATAACAATAGACGGCAAGGATATCTCCAAAATGCCGCGGCAAGATTTAAGGAAGCATATGGGAATCGTACTGCAAGATCCATTTTTGTTTAAAGGAACGATTGCCTCCAATGTGACATTAAATAATCCTGCCATCACGAGAGAAATGGTTGAGAAAGCATTAAAGGATGTCGGTGCAGACAGGGTTCTGAAAAATCTTGAAAATGGATACGACGAGCCTGTTATTGAAAAGGGAAGCACATTGTCAAGCGGACAGCGTCAGCTTATCTCCTTTGCCCGGGCTCTTGCCTTTAATCCGGCGATACTCATATTGGATGAGGCAACCAGCAGTATTGATACAGAAACAGAACAAATTATTCAGCACGCGATGGAAGTGCTCAAAAAAGGCAGAACCACCTTTATCATTGCACATCGCCTTTCGACTATCCGTAATGCGGATCAAATTATTGTCCTAGATCATGGGGAAATAGTTGAAAAAGGGAATCACGAAGAATTAATGAACCTAAAAGGAAGATATTATCAAATGTACCAACTCCAGCAAGGTACGAAAGCAGGTTAA